A region from the Citrobacter telavivensis genome encodes:
- a CDS encoding GTP-binding protein — translation MQKSDGLQAIEKPLASLPHAIRSHILERLRSLTRYEPVIGIMGKTGAGKSSLCNALFQGEVTPVSDVNACTRDALRFRLRNGSHSLMMVDLPGVGESAQRDEEYTALYRRILPELDLVLWVIKADDRALSVDEHFYRKVMLAYQHRVLFVINQADKAEPCHTWDLADNTPSPDQQLTIEAKRRAVQHLFLPHHPVCVVSARTGWGMDTMVETMMCCLPDRASSPLATQLHGKLCTAPVKKQARDGFGSAVGDVFDMAASSSFLPASVRAVIRTVRDAVVSVARAVWDWIFF, via the coding sequence ATGCAAAAATCTGACGGCCTTCAGGCCATTGAGAAACCCCTGGCTTCTCTGCCCCACGCTATCCGCAGCCACATTCTTGAACGCCTTCGCAGTCTTACCCGGTACGAGCCTGTGATAGGCATTATGGGCAAAACGGGGGCCGGTAAATCCAGCCTCTGCAATGCCCTGTTTCAGGGGGAAGTCACGCCAGTCAGCGACGTGAATGCCTGTACCCGCGACGCGCTGCGCTTCAGACTCCGCAATGGCAGTCACAGCCTGATGATGGTCGATTTACCCGGTGTGGGTGAAAGCGCGCAACGCGACGAGGAATATACCGCACTGTACCGCCGCATCCTGCCTGAACTGGACCTAGTACTGTGGGTAATCAAAGCTGATGATCGCGCACTGTCGGTGGATGAGCATTTTTATCGAAAGGTCATGCTGGCGTACCAGCATCGGGTACTGTTCGTCATCAATCAGGCTGACAAGGCCGAACCCTGCCACACATGGGATCTCGCCGACAACACGCCTTCTCCGGACCAGCAGCTGACAATTGAGGCGAAACGACGCGCTGTACAGCACCTGTTCCTGCCACATCATCCTGTCTGTGTGGTGTCAGCCAGAACCGGGTGGGGGATGGACACAATGGTGGAGACCATGATGTGCTGCCTGCCTGACCGGGCCTCCAGCCCGCTGGCAACACAGCTGCACGGTAAGCTCTGCACGGCACCGGTAAAAAAGCAGGCCCGTGATGGTTTCGGTAGTGCGGTGGGGGACGTGTTTGATATGGCAGCGTCCTCCTCTTTTCTTCCTGCCTCCGTGCGAGCGGTGATCCGCACGGTGCGGGACGCTGTGGTGTCGGTGGCCCGTGCCGTCTGGGACTGGATTTTCTTCTGA
- a CDS encoding sugar isomerase domain-containing protein, giving the protein MSPHQQQYYQHVLATLDQVFQTQSTAIEEAAALFAGCVKANGIIHGFGSGHSFAAAVELAGRAGGLVNTKAIDQFYGPTGWFDSLKGIGDVFSGLLDLRESDCFVIISNSGTKPLHVELARKVKEQGLKLVVITSNNGESPSTRESIRDFADVVLDNACPAGDCTLSMNNDNIMTGPVSSLSAAFIINNVVIRCIEILLEQGIAPPVMRSINLPGGKEYNDSLMRQYKERVFTL; this is encoded by the coding sequence ATGTCGCCACATCAGCAGCAGTATTATCAGCACGTGTTAGCGACTCTGGACCAGGTATTTCAGACCCAGAGTACCGCTATTGAGGAGGCCGCGGCGTTATTCGCCGGGTGCGTCAAAGCCAATGGCATTATTCACGGTTTTGGCTCCGGCCACTCGTTTGCCGCTGCAGTCGAACTTGCCGGTCGCGCTGGCGGTCTGGTTAACACCAAAGCTATCGACCAGTTCTATGGCCCAACCGGCTGGTTCGATTCGCTTAAGGGGATTGGCGATGTTTTCTCCGGGTTACTGGATCTGCGTGAGTCAGACTGCTTTGTGATTATCTCCAACTCCGGCACCAAGCCGCTGCACGTTGAACTGGCGCGCAAGGTGAAAGAGCAGGGACTGAAGCTGGTGGTTATCACCAGCAACAACGGTGAATCGCCGTCAACCCGCGAAAGCATTCGTGACTTTGCCGATGTTGTGCTCGATAACGCCTGCCCGGCGGGTGACTGCACGCTGAGCATGAATAACGACAATATTATGACTGGTCCGGTGTCATCGCTATCTGCGGCCTTCATCATTAATAACGTGGTGATCCGCTGCATCGAAATACTGCTGGAGCAGGGCATTGCACCGCCGGTGATGCGCAGCATCAATCTGCCGGGCGGCAAAGAATACAACGATTCACTGATGCGCCAGTACAAAGAGCGCGTGTTTACGCTCTAG
- a CDS encoding DUF932 domain-containing protein: MRLASRFGRINQIRRDRPLTHEELMSHVPSVFGSDKHESRSDRYTYIPTITILESLQREGFEPFFACQTKVRDLSKREHTKHMLRLRRAGQLSGHQVPEIILLNSHDGSSSYQMLPGLFRGVCTNGLVCGQSFGEVRVPHKGNVVEKVIEGAYEVLGVFDRVEEKRDAMQSLALPAPARHALANAALKYRFGEDHQPVTVSQLLTPRRREDYSDDLWTVYQRVQENLMKGGLSGRTAQGKSSRTRAVTGIDGDVKLNRALWVMAENMLEFFGC; this comes from the coding sequence ATGCGATTAGCCAGCCGCTTTGGCCGTATTAACCAGATACGCCGTGACCGGCCTCTGACCCACGAAGAGCTGATGAGTCATGTCCCCAGCGTGTTCGGGAGTGACAAGCATGAATCTCGTTCAGACCGTTATACCTACATCCCGACCATCACCATCCTCGAAAGCCTGCAGCGTGAAGGCTTTGAGCCGTTCTTTGCCTGCCAGACAAAGGTTCGTGACCTGAGTAAGCGGGAGCACACCAAACACATGCTGCGCCTGCGTCGTGCCGGGCAATTGAGTGGGCATCAGGTGCCGGAAATTATTCTACTTAATAGCCATGACGGGTCATCAAGCTACCAGATGCTACCAGGGCTGTTTCGTGGTGTCTGCACCAACGGTCTGGTCTGCGGTCAGTCATTTGGAGAAGTGCGGGTACCGCATAAAGGGAATGTTGTTGAGAAGGTGATTGAAGGGGCTTACGAAGTGCTCGGCGTATTTGACCGGGTAGAGGAGAAACGCGATGCAATGCAGTCACTGGCGTTGCCAGCTCCGGCCCGTCACGCGCTGGCGAATGCCGCACTGAAGTATCGCTTTGGTGAGGATCACCAGCCGGTCACGGTATCGCAGTTGCTGACCCCTCGTCGTCGGGAAGACTACAGCGATGACCTGTGGACCGTCTATCAGCGGGTACAGGAGAACCTGATGAAAGGGGGATTGTCAGGGCGAACCGCTCAGGGGAAAAGCAGCCGCACCCGGGCCGTTACCGGTATTGATGGCGATGTGAAGCTCAACCGCGCTCTTTGGGTTATGGCAGAAAACATGCTCGAGTTTTTCGGGTGCTAA
- a CDS encoding DUF987 family protein gives MKIISKRQAMALYRQHPGSRLFRFCTGKYKWSGSICHYAGREVQDIRGVLAVFAERRHDRNGPYVILRSVTLN, from the coding sequence ATGAAAATCATCAGTAAGCGCCAGGCCATGGCTCTATATCGGCAACATCCTGGCTCCCGACTGTTTCGCTTCTGTACCGGTAAATATAAATGGTCTGGCAGTATCTGCCATTATGCTGGCCGGGAAGTTCAGGACATACGCGGCGTTCTGGCCGTGTTTGCTGAGCGCCGTCATGATCGCAATGGTCCCTATGTCATTCTTCGAAGCGTCACTCTCAATTAA
- a CDS encoding PTS fructose transporter subunit IID, translating to MNKVLKRVFWRWFLFGQSGWNYEKMQGLGYLYSIYPFLEKKYTKPEEQKEAARVHSQFFNTNNTMAPGILGVNIALEEQTGLAGKDAVAGIKTGLMGPLAGIGDTLFFVIPTTIIGSVASYLALQGNPVGLILWLLFSLVRMLFMRFSISKGYQEGVNLLGSLTNSLNKITRAANILGLTVIGALIPAVVKANLNFEFSYGEVSLKLQDIANQIMPGLIPLLVVAFTYWLLGLKKMNSTRVIFVLIALGIVGYNLNILG from the coding sequence ATGAATAAAGTCTTAAAACGCGTGTTCTGGCGCTGGTTCTTGTTCGGTCAGTCTGGCTGGAACTACGAAAAAATGCAGGGCCTGGGCTATCTGTATAGCATCTACCCGTTCCTTGAGAAGAAGTATACAAAGCCTGAAGAGCAGAAAGAGGCCGCTAGGGTACATAGCCAGTTCTTTAATACCAATAACACCATGGCGCCGGGGATCCTCGGGGTGAATATCGCGCTGGAAGAACAGACCGGGCTCGCGGGTAAAGATGCGGTTGCCGGGATTAAAACTGGCCTGATGGGGCCGCTGGCGGGCATCGGCGACACGCTGTTCTTTGTCATTCCGACCACGATCATTGGCTCTGTGGCCTCTTACCTCGCGCTGCAAGGCAATCCGGTAGGACTTATCCTCTGGCTGCTGTTTTCTCTGGTCCGCATGCTGTTTATGCGCTTTAGCATCAGCAAAGGGTATCAGGAAGGGGTAAACCTGCTGGGGTCGCTGACCAACAGCCTCAACAAAATTACCCGCGCCGCTAATATTCTTGGGCTGACGGTCATCGGGGCGTTGATTCCCGCGGTAGTGAAGGCAAATCTCAATTTCGAATTCAGCTATGGCGAGGTGTCGCTCAAGTTACAGGATATTGCCAACCAGATTATGCCGGGGCTTATCCCCCTGCTGGTCGTGGCATTCACCTACTGGCTGCTGGGGCTAAAAAAGATGAACTCAACGCGGGTCATTTTTGTGCTGATCGCGTTAGGCATCGTTGGCTACAACCTGAATATTCTCGGTTAA
- a CDS encoding type IV toxin-antitoxin system YeeU family antitoxin, with protein MSIHSDSGTKPENPASQPWGLKRAITPCFGARLVQEGSRVHFLADRAGFNGAFSDEDALSLDQAFPLILKQLELMLISGELNPRYQHSVMLYHNGLTCEADTLGSCGYVYIAVYPTQR; from the coding sequence ATGAGCATTCACTCAGACTCCGGTACCAAGCCGGAGAATCCAGCCAGCCAGCCGTGGGGACTTAAACGCGCTATTACACCCTGTTTTGGAGCTCGTCTGGTACAGGAAGGCAGCCGGGTGCATTTTCTCGCTGACCGCGCCGGGTTTAATGGTGCTTTCAGCGACGAGGATGCGTTGAGCCTCGACCAGGCGTTTCCATTAATACTCAAACAACTGGAACTAATGCTCATCAGTGGCGAGCTCAATCCCCGCTATCAACACAGCGTCATGCTTTACCACAACGGACTCACCTGCGAAGCCGATACGCTTGGTAGTTGTGGCTACGTATACATCGCCGTTTATCCCACTCAACGTTAA
- a CDS encoding toxin, whose amino-acid sequence MKFLPATNMRAAKPCLTPVTIWQMLLTRLLEQHYGLMLSDTPFNDETVIKEHIDAGITLANAVNFLVEKYELVRIDRNGFTSQVQAPYLTATDILQARKACGLMSRCSYREVSNIVLSRSRL is encoded by the coding sequence ATGAAATTTCTACCTGCAACAAATATGCGGGCGGCGAAGCCATGCCTGACGCCCGTGACTATCTGGCAAATGTTACTTACTCGTCTGCTTGAACAGCACTATGGTCTGATGCTAAGCGACACACCTTTTAATGATGAAACCGTTATAAAGGAGCATATCGATGCCGGTATCACTCTGGCTAATGCCGTTAACTTTCTGGTAGAGAAATATGAGTTAGTTCGTATCGATCGCAATGGATTTACCTCTCAGGTACAAGCACCATATTTGACTGCGACAGACATTCTTCAAGCCAGGAAAGCGTGCGGGCTGATGAGCCGGTGTTCTTACAGGGAGGTAAGTAATATTGTTCTTAGCCGATCACGGTTGTGA
- a CDS encoding PTS sorbose transporter subunit IIC has protein sequence MEHIAVWQIALLTLYSGLAIYDGNNTTLGLVKPSMAGFFAGLIMGDMTTGLIVGGTLNLLVLGVGNFGGASIPDYMTGAVLGTTFAIISGQGAAFGATIAVPIGLLMVQLDILARFTNTFIHHKADALIEAGQVKAAARMNLLGQVPISLSRMLPVLLALILGATFVNDVVTWIPESIMNGLKVAGGVLPALGIAILLRYLPIKKNISFLILGFFLAAYLKVPVLGAALLGLAIALYVFNSEKQAAQPTESPANGAMGDE, from the coding sequence ATGGAGCATATTGCAGTCTGGCAGATAGCGTTACTGACGCTCTATTCAGGGCTGGCGATTTACGATGGCAATAACACCACGCTAGGGTTAGTCAAACCAAGCATGGCCGGTTTTTTTGCCGGGCTCATTATGGGCGATATGACCACAGGTCTTATCGTCGGCGGCACCCTGAATCTGCTGGTACTGGGCGTCGGTAACTTCGGCGGCGCATCCATCCCGGACTACATGACCGGCGCGGTGCTGGGTACCACTTTCGCCATCATTAGCGGCCAGGGGGCGGCGTTTGGCGCCACCATCGCGGTGCCAATTGGCCTCTTAATGGTGCAGTTGGATATTCTCGCCCGCTTCACTAACACCTTTATTCACCATAAGGCAGATGCGCTGATTGAGGCAGGGCAGGTGAAGGCGGCGGCAAGAATGAACCTGCTGGGCCAGGTGCCGATTTCGCTGTCTCGTATGCTGCCGGTGCTGCTGGCGCTGATCCTCGGGGCCACCTTCGTTAATGACGTGGTGACCTGGATCCCGGAATCCATTATGAACGGTTTGAAAGTGGCTGGCGGAGTACTGCCTGCACTGGGGATCGCCATCCTGCTGCGTTATTTACCGATTAAAAAGAACATCTCTTTCCTGATTCTGGGCTTCTTTTTGGCGGCCTATCTGAAAGTGCCGGTATTGGGTGCCGCGCTACTGGGTCTGGCGATTGCGCTCTATGTCTTCAATTCAGAAAAGCAGGCTGCGCAACCTACCGAATCCCCTGCAAATGGAGCAATGGGTGATGAATAA
- a CDS encoding PTS mannose/fructose/sorbose transporter subunit IIB encodes MKGIVHIRVDDRLIHGQVATRWVSHFNANRIMVIDDAVAANDVEKMLLRSAAPEGCNTSILSFEKASANILAGNYDGQRVLVLLKTPELALKLVNCGIAVTQLNIGNMSNKDDRRQIKRSVSVNDVEIAAINTLLAKGVAVTAQMTPEESNTSITEFLKADKG; translated from the coding sequence ATGAAAGGCATTGTTCACATCCGCGTCGATGACCGACTGATTCACGGCCAGGTGGCTACCCGTTGGGTAAGCCATTTCAACGCCAACCGCATTATGGTGATCGACGATGCCGTGGCCGCGAATGACGTTGAGAAAATGCTGCTTCGTAGCGCCGCGCCGGAAGGCTGTAACACCTCCATTCTTTCTTTTGAGAAAGCCAGCGCAAATATCCTCGCCGGTAACTATGACGGCCAGCGTGTGCTGGTACTGCTGAAAACACCAGAGCTGGCGCTAAAGCTGGTGAACTGTGGCATCGCGGTCACCCAACTCAACATCGGTAATATGTCGAACAAAGACGATCGCCGACAGATTAAGCGCTCGGTCAGCGTCAATGATGTTGAGATTGCCGCCATCAATACCCTGTTGGCAAAAGGTGTGGCGGTTACGGCGCAGATGACGCCGGAAGAGTCGAATACCAGTATCACCGAGTTTTTAAAAGCCGATAAGGGATAA
- a CDS encoding PTS fructose transporter subunit IIA, which produces MNQLLLISHGRFASGARQATELILGVQPNLHVVELEGEKGITIFKQELFDKIASLNAIDSKIIILSDLKSGSPYNSVMEIIVRNDLWDNVTLLSGMNLNLILEIAMTIDEQHNSASLNEIITTARDGIYHLQQAALTAPTDDGDE; this is translated from the coding sequence ATGAATCAACTATTATTAATCTCTCATGGGAGATTCGCCAGCGGTGCCAGACAAGCCACTGAATTGATTCTCGGAGTGCAGCCTAACCTCCATGTTGTTGAGTTAGAGGGTGAGAAAGGGATAACGATATTTAAACAGGAGCTTTTCGATAAAATAGCCTCGCTCAACGCAATAGACTCAAAAATTATTATTCTCTCTGATTTAAAAAGTGGCTCACCGTATAACTCGGTGATGGAAATTATTGTCCGTAACGACCTCTGGGATAACGTTACTCTATTGTCAGGGATGAATTTAAATTTAATTCTTGAAATAGCAATGACCATCGATGAACAACATAATTCAGCCTCGCTGAATGAAATAATAACCACGGCGCGTGATGGTATTTACCATTTACAGCAAGCGGCGCTTACCGCGCCAACAGACGATGGAGACGAGTAA
- a CDS encoding antirestriction protein: MDTQHPQFAEQTAITASVVPDELRTGFWPKHFGSIQQWITLEPRIFAWMDRLCADYHGGIWNFLTLSNGGAFMAPESEHDEKWALFNNMNGNGAELTPEAAGIVACLMAYSHHACRTECDAMTEHYYRLRDFALNHPERSAIMPLIN; the protein is encoded by the coding sequence ATGGATACACAACACCCTCAGTTCGCTGAGCAGACAGCAATTACTGCTTCAGTGGTCCCTGACGAGTTACGCACCGGCTTCTGGCCGAAGCACTTTGGCTCCATCCAGCAATGGATAACCCTTGAGCCCCGAATCTTTGCCTGGATGGACCGCCTGTGTGCCGATTACCACGGTGGTATCTGGAACTTTTTGACGCTCAGTAACGGCGGTGCTTTTATGGCTCCTGAGTCAGAGCACGATGAAAAGTGGGCATTGTTTAACAACATGAATGGCAACGGTGCGGAACTTACTCCTGAAGCGGCAGGGATAGTCGCCTGCCTGATGGCATACAGCCACCACGCCTGTCGTACCGAGTGTGACGCGATGACCGAGCATTATTATCGCTTACGTGACTTCGCGTTGAACCATCCAGAGCGCAGTGCCATTATGCCTCTCATCAACTGA
- the radC gene encoding DNA repair protein RadC, with translation MNTALSPVSSQPELFPLTVIAQHGCLLPATSGLTPYAQRTIRRAINLLDKYLHQPGISFTSSTAARDWLRLQLAGQEREVFMVLYLDNQHRLLESEMLFAGSINHVQVHPREVVKSALRFNAAAVVLAHNHPSGDPEPSKADRHMTDKLKEVLGLVDVKTLDHLVVGQDGIVSFAERGWI, from the coding sequence ATGAATACCGCATTATCCCCGGTGTCATCGCAGCCTGAACTCTTTCCGCTGACGGTTATAGCCCAGCATGGTTGCCTGCTCCCAGCGACTTCCGGATTGACACCCTATGCCCAACGGACCATTCGCCGCGCTATCAACCTGCTGGATAAATATCTGCACCAGCCCGGCATATCTTTTACCTCAAGCACTGCAGCACGTGACTGGCTTCGGTTACAGCTGGCAGGACAAGAACGGGAAGTGTTTATGGTTCTCTATCTCGATAATCAGCATCGTTTACTGGAGAGCGAAATGCTATTTGCTGGTTCGATCAACCATGTCCAGGTCCATCCCCGTGAGGTAGTGAAGTCAGCGCTTCGCTTCAATGCTGCAGCTGTCGTACTGGCGCATAACCATCCATCCGGCGATCCGGAGCCTAGCAAAGCCGATCGCCATATGACTGACAAACTGAAGGAGGTGCTGGGATTGGTTGATGTGAAAACGCTCGATCATCTGGTTGTCGGTCAGGATGGCATTGTGTCGTTTGCGGAGCGAGGCTGGATATGA
- a CDS encoding UTRA domain-containing protein yields MKATVQSAKYQVIKSALLDEIRNGVFKPGEKFYSESELKERYSVSSATVIRAIHEMVNEGYLIRYQGKGTFVSKAKRNETIIFSESDNDLKGIQSVKVIDCVLEDDPSIKEKLGLGQEERYYRIARLKFDSNIPYALQISHIPARYFSSKLTVKNSALSSIYEAFKVNNGLDMYTMPYRQTICAPSVAAPEVLEALKLGTHQPVILMKRFTFDEQGLVIEYIETWKRLESFYIEIRTPDKGAG; encoded by the coding sequence ATGAAAGCAACAGTACAGTCAGCGAAATATCAGGTGATAAAGTCGGCATTGTTAGATGAAATCAGGAATGGCGTTTTTAAACCTGGCGAGAAATTCTATAGCGAATCAGAATTAAAAGAGCGCTACTCTGTCAGTTCTGCCACTGTAATTCGTGCTATTCACGAAATGGTCAATGAAGGTTATTTAATTCGCTATCAGGGTAAAGGGACTTTTGTTTCAAAAGCCAAGCGCAATGAGACGATTATTTTCTCAGAATCAGATAATGATTTAAAAGGGATACAGTCGGTTAAAGTCATTGACTGTGTTCTGGAAGATGACCCAAGCATTAAAGAAAAACTCGGATTGGGCCAGGAAGAAAGATATTACCGTATTGCCCGGTTGAAATTTGACAGTAACATACCTTATGCGTTGCAAATTTCCCATATACCGGCCCGCTATTTTTCCAGTAAGTTGACAGTGAAAAATTCGGCACTCAGTTCTATCTATGAGGCCTTTAAGGTTAACAATGGTCTTGATATGTATACGATGCCCTATCGACAGACGATCTGCGCTCCGAGTGTGGCCGCGCCAGAGGTGCTGGAGGCTCTTAAGCTTGGAACTCATCAGCCCGTTATCTTGATGAAGCGCTTTACCTTTGATGAGCAAGGTCTGGTCATTGAATATATTGAAACCTGGAAACGACTCGAGTCATTTTATATTGAAATAAGAACGCCAGATAAGGGAGCAGGATGA